Proteins encoded in a region of the Longimicrobium sp. genome:
- a CDS encoding glycosyltransferase, whose protein sequence is MERPGVLIVSASTGTGHLRAAEALRAAFTELDPALRVEHVDLLTLAPRWVRALYGAGFEMIAARAPRVWKGIYHLTDGMDHDRAHWAPAARRILFRAFHDLVLTHPWSACLCAHFLPCQLAAGRPGWPPFALAITDFTLHRVWVQPGVRRYFVATDALAAELRPRARGAAVEVTGIPIDPSVARVPAWADARVEWGLHPERPVALVAGGGLGIGVEEAVFAALDGADPAATIVAVCGRNDAARARLETLRLPPERLRVLGYVRGLPSLMAAADVVATKAGGLSVSEALALGRPLLLTRPIPGAEEGNTRTLERSGAALAGRNRVEMTAAFARVFSEPGLLPRLSAAATALGRPFSARTVAESVRREYVR, encoded by the coding sequence ATGGAGAGACCCGGCGTCCTGATCGTTTCCGCCTCCACCGGCACCGGGCACCTGCGCGCGGCGGAGGCACTTCGAGCCGCCTTCACCGAGCTGGACCCCGCGCTCCGGGTGGAGCACGTGGACCTGCTGACGCTGGCTCCACGCTGGGTGCGCGCGCTGTACGGCGCGGGGTTCGAAATGATCGCCGCGCGGGCGCCGCGGGTGTGGAAGGGGATTTACCACCTCACCGACGGAATGGACCACGACCGGGCGCACTGGGCTCCGGCGGCCCGCCGCATCCTCTTCCGCGCCTTCCACGATCTCGTGCTGACGCATCCGTGGAGCGCGTGCCTGTGCGCCCACTTCCTCCCCTGCCAGCTCGCCGCGGGGCGCCCGGGGTGGCCGCCCTTTGCGCTCGCCATCACCGACTTCACCCTGCACCGCGTCTGGGTGCAGCCCGGCGTGCGGCGCTACTTCGTGGCCACGGATGCGCTGGCGGCCGAGCTGCGGCCACGGGCGCGCGGGGCGGCGGTGGAGGTGACCGGCATCCCCATTGACCCGTCGGTGGCGCGGGTCCCCGCGTGGGCGGATGCGCGGGTGGAGTGGGGGCTGCACCCGGAACGGCCGGTCGCGCTGGTGGCCGGCGGCGGGCTGGGGATCGGGGTGGAGGAGGCCGTCTTCGCCGCGCTCGATGGGGCGGATCCCGCGGCGACCATCGTGGCGGTGTGCGGCAGGAACGACGCGGCACGCGCACGGCTGGAGACGCTGCGGCTTCCGCCCGAGCGCCTGCGGGTGCTCGGCTACGTGCGCGGGCTGCCGTCGCTGATGGCCGCGGCGGATGTGGTGGCGACCAAGGCCGGTGGGCTGTCGGTGAGCGAGGCGCTCGCGCTGGGTCGTCCCCTCCTCCTCACCCGCCCCATCCCCGGCGCGGAGGAGGGGAACACGCGCACCCTGGAGCGAAGCGGCGCCGCACTCGCCGGCCGTAACAGGGTCGAGATGACCGCCGCCTTCGCCCGCGTCTTTTCTGAGCCGGGCCTTCTCCCGCGCCTGTCCGCCGCCGCGACCGCGCTGGGCCGGCCGTTTTCCGCCCGCACGGTGGCGGAGAGCGTGCGGCGGGAGTACGTGCGGTAG
- the msrB gene encoding peptide-methionine (R)-S-oxide reductase MsrB, which translates to MSETTQDFTPLEKPHDEWRRELTPQQYAVLFEEGTERAFTSPLNDEKRPGTFACAACGLPLFTSDTKFDSGTGWPSFFDPIPGHLETKRDFKMIWPRTEYHCARCGGHQGHVFTDGPAPTGKRYCNNGVALRFEPREG; encoded by the coding sequence ATGTCCGAGACAACGCAGGACTTCACGCCGCTGGAGAAGCCGCACGACGAATGGCGGCGCGAGCTGACGCCGCAGCAGTACGCCGTGCTCTTTGAGGAGGGAACGGAGCGCGCCTTCACCAGCCCGCTCAACGACGAGAAGCGCCCGGGGACCTTTGCGTGCGCGGCGTGCGGGCTTCCGCTCTTCACGTCGGACACCAAGTTCGACAGCGGCACGGGGTGGCCGAGCTTCTTCGACCCCATCCCCGGGCACCTGGAGACGAAGCGGGACTTCAAGATGATCTGGCCACGCACCGAGTACCACTGTGCGCGCTGTGGCGGGCACCAGGGGCACGTCTTCACCGATGGGCCGGCGCCCACGGGGAAGCGCTACTGCAACAACGGGGTGGCGCTCCGCTTCGAGCCGCGGGAAGGCTGA
- a CDS encoding HD domain-containing phosphohydrolase encodes MRKDEAGRGIAWGGIAGVVVVGAAWLADSFRRSRRERVTHRILVDVLLNALTADDAITARHSRRVADLSFALAQRFGMPRRELATLRVGALLHDMGKIDDRFFHIVHSRDPLSEDERTEMEFHPHLSARILEPLEPIHPGIAEVVASHHECWDGSGYPRGCGAEEIPLGARIIAIADAFDAMTQPRAYKEGMPVDEAFDRLRKGAGRQFDPGLVELVHTDPVLGQWCEIASAGQTDERREQEAALNAPPPTPENPPELDGTPSV; translated from the coding sequence ATGAGGAAGGATGAAGCGGGGCGCGGCATCGCGTGGGGGGGGATCGCCGGGGTGGTGGTGGTGGGCGCCGCGTGGCTGGCGGATTCCTTTCGCCGGTCGCGGCGCGAGAGGGTCACGCACCGCATCCTGGTGGACGTGCTCCTCAACGCCCTTACAGCCGATGACGCCATCACCGCGCGCCACAGCCGCCGTGTGGCGGACCTGAGCTTCGCGCTGGCGCAGCGGTTCGGGATGCCGCGCCGCGAGCTGGCGACGCTCCGCGTGGGCGCGCTGCTGCACGACATGGGGAAGATCGACGACCGCTTCTTCCACATCGTCCACTCGCGCGACCCGCTCAGCGAGGACGAGCGCACGGAGATGGAGTTCCATCCGCACCTCAGCGCCCGCATCCTGGAGCCGCTGGAGCCGATCCACCCCGGCATCGCGGAAGTCGTCGCGTCGCACCACGAGTGCTGGGACGGCAGCGGCTACCCCCGCGGCTGCGGCGCAGAAGAGATCCCGCTGGGCGCGCGCATCATCGCCATCGCCGACGCCTTCGACGCCATGACCCAGCCGCGCGCCTACAAGGAGGGGATGCCGGTGGACGAGGCGTTCGACCGGCTGAGGAAAGGCGCCGGCCGCCAGTTCGACCCGGGCCTCGTGGAGCTGGTCCACACCGATCCCGTCCTAGGCCAGTGGTGCGAGATCGCCTCCGCCGGGCAGACCGACGAAAGACGGGAGCAGGAGGCGGCGCTGAACGCCCCACCCCCCACCCCCGAAAATCCCCCCGAACTGGACGGCACCCCGTCAGTCTGA
- a CDS encoding alpha/beta fold hydrolase: MHSIPLTFSGASGARLSARLDLPPSGEPRACVLLAHCFTCSKNLNAVVNIARALNGEGLAVLRFDFTGLGESEGEFAETNFSTAVADLVLAAEFLAARGMAPALLVGHSLGGVAALVAAGRIPSLRAVATLCAPSDPWLAMGLLAESRERIEADGAATVQIGGRPFVVKRQLMDDLRGSRIEEALAQLELPLLVLHSAEDQVVALEHAMKIFQGARGSRSFISLDGADHLLSNRDDARYAGRAIAAWASRHLPELPHPKLEELSDAGEVLTVTGPSGFRTAISAGRHVFVADEPVAVGGADAGPTPYDYLMAGLGACTGMTVKMYAERKGWPLEEVSVRMRHGKVHALDEARCASGQPCVDHIRRELVLEGPLTAEQRERLREIADRCPVHRTMTAAAQIETALVG; encoded by the coding sequence GTGCACTCGATCCCCCTTACCTTTTCAGGCGCATCCGGGGCGCGCCTTTCCGCCCGGCTGGATCTGCCGCCGAGCGGGGAGCCGCGCGCCTGCGTGCTGCTGGCGCACTGCTTCACCTGCTCCAAGAACCTGAACGCCGTGGTCAACATCGCCCGCGCGCTCAACGGCGAGGGGCTGGCGGTGCTGCGCTTCGACTTCACGGGGCTGGGGGAGAGCGAGGGCGAGTTCGCGGAGACGAACTTCTCCACCGCCGTGGCGGACCTGGTCTTGGCGGCGGAGTTCCTGGCGGCGCGCGGAATGGCGCCCGCACTCCTGGTGGGCCACTCGCTGGGCGGCGTCGCGGCGCTGGTGGCGGCCGGGCGCATCCCCTCGCTGCGCGCCGTCGCCACGCTGTGCGCGCCCTCCGATCCGTGGCTCGCGATGGGTCTTCTCGCGGAGTCGCGGGAGCGGATCGAAGCGGACGGAGCGGCCACCGTGCAGATCGGCGGGCGTCCATTCGTCGTCAAGCGGCAGCTCATGGACGACCTGCGCGGCTCCCGCATCGAGGAGGCGCTGGCCCAATTGGAACTTCCTCTGCTCGTCCTCCACTCCGCCGAAGACCAGGTGGTGGCGCTGGAGCACGCGATGAAGATCTTCCAGGGGGCGCGGGGGAGCCGCAGCTTCATCTCACTCGACGGCGCGGACCACCTGCTGAGCAACCGCGACGATGCGCGCTACGCCGGCCGTGCGATCGCGGCGTGGGCATCGCGCCACCTCCCCGAGCTCCCCCACCCGAAGCTCGAGGAGCTTTCCGACGCCGGCGAGGTGCTGACGGTGACGGGTCCGTCCGGATTCCGCACCGCGATCTCGGCCGGGCGGCACGTCTTCGTGGCGGACGAGCCCGTCGCGGTCGGCGGCGCGGATGCGGGGCCGACGCCCTACGACTACCTGATGGCCGGGCTGGGCGCGTGCACCGGGATGACGGTGAAGATGTACGCGGAGCGGAAGGGCTGGCCGCTGGAGGAGGTCTCGGTGCGGATGCGTCACGGCAAGGTGCACGCGCTCGACGAGGCCCGCTGCGCATCTGGCCAGCCGTGCGTGGACCACATCCGGCGCGAGCTGGTCCTGGAAGGGCCCCTGACCGCGGAGCAGCGCGAGCGCCTGCGCGAGATCGCCGACCGCTGCCCCGTGCACCGCACCATGACCGCGGCGGCACAGATCGAGACGGCGCTGGTGGGGTAG
- a CDS encoding cytochrome P450 — MRSGPAAADVLHPPGPRGGAPVRSILALRRDVLGMLERMHRRYGDVVRWRVGAIPFYLVADPEGVRDVLVTRHRLFIKSRALQRARVLLGHGLLTSEGDFHLRQRRLAQPAFHRERIAALAGEIAALSARMAEGWTAGTTLDVGREMNRMTLAIAGRTLFGAAVEEEADEIGRALTDALGLFTRLSNPLAPLLDRLPVPGTLRFHRARERLDSTILRIIEERRRSGVDRPDLLGLLLAARDEEGDGGGMTDEQLRDETLTLFLAGHETTANALAWTWHLLGAHPEAEARFHAEIDDVLGGRTPGAEDAAALPYTRGVFAEAMRLFPPAYLIGREPKEDFVLGGFRIRRGSVVLLSPWLAHRDPRFWDAPLEFRPERWTPEAEAALPRFTYFPFGGGPRKCIGEGFAWMEGILALATLGQRWRLRPVPGAVPRPEPLITLRVKELRMMLEPRRGVRGAGS; from the coding sequence GTGAGATCCGGGCCCGCCGCCGCGGACGTCCTGCACCCGCCCGGCCCGCGGGGAGGCGCGCCCGTCCGCTCCATCCTCGCGCTTCGGCGCGACGTGCTGGGGATGCTGGAGCGGATGCACCGCCGTTACGGCGACGTGGTGCGCTGGCGCGTCGGCGCCATCCCCTTCTATCTCGTAGCGGACCCCGAGGGTGTGCGCGACGTGCTGGTGACGAGGCACCGGCTCTTCATCAAGAGCCGGGCGCTTCAGCGTGCCCGCGTGCTGCTGGGCCACGGGCTGCTGACCAGCGAGGGCGACTTCCACCTGCGGCAGCGGCGGCTGGCGCAGCCCGCCTTTCACCGCGAGCGGATCGCGGCGCTGGCGGGGGAGATCGCCGCGCTCTCTGCGCGGATGGCGGAGGGGTGGACGGCCGGCACCACGCTGGACGTGGGCCGCGAGATGAACCGGATGACGCTCGCCATCGCCGGGCGCACGCTGTTCGGAGCGGCGGTGGAGGAGGAGGCGGACGAGATCGGCCGGGCGCTGACGGATGCGCTCGGCCTTTTCACGCGCCTGAGCAACCCGCTGGCGCCGCTCCTGGACCGGCTTCCGGTGCCCGGCACCCTCCGCTTCCACCGAGCGCGCGAGCGGCTGGACTCCACCATTCTGCGCATCATCGAGGAGCGGCGGAGGAGCGGGGTGGACCGGCCCGACCTGCTGGGGCTGCTGCTGGCCGCGCGCGACGAGGAGGGGGACGGCGGCGGGATGACCGACGAGCAGCTCCGCGACGAGACGCTGACGCTCTTTCTGGCCGGTCACGAGACGACGGCCAACGCGCTCGCCTGGACGTGGCACCTGCTGGGCGCCCACCCGGAGGCGGAGGCGCGCTTCCACGCGGAGATCGACGACGTGCTCGGCGGCCGCACGCCCGGCGCGGAGGACGCCGCGGCGCTGCCGTACACGCGCGGGGTGTTCGCGGAGGCGATGCGGCTCTTTCCGCCCGCGTACCTGATCGGGCGGGAGCCGAAGGAGGACTTCGTGCTCGGCGGCTTCCGCATACGGCGTGGTTCGGTGGTGCTGCTCAGCCCGTGGCTCGCGCACCGCGATCCGCGCTTCTGGGATGCGCCGCTGGAGTTCCGTCCGGAGCGGTGGACGCCCGAGGCGGAGGCGGCGCTTCCACGATTCACGTACTTTCCGTTCGGCGGGGGGCCGCGGAAGTGCATCGGCGAAGGGTTCGCGTGGATGGAAGGGATCCTGGCGCTGGCGACGCTCGGGCAGCGGTGGCGGCTGCGGCCGGTGCCGGGCGCGGTGCCGAGGCCCGAGCCGCTGATCACGCTGCGGGTGAAGGAGCTGAGGATGATGCTGGAGCCGCGGCGTGGGGTGCGCGGGGCGGGATCGTAA